In the genome of Cyanobacteriota bacterium, the window ATTGCCCGATGAACGATCGTCTGTTGCAAACAGGTGCGGGTTGGCGAATTGGTTGGGATCCATCTGCTCCAGTCTTCACAGGGTTGATCGGTGGAGATCACTGGGCGATTGAACTTACGGATGCTGAGCTGCATGATTTTTGCCGTCTGTGTA includes:
- a CDS encoding DUF1818 family protein; this translates as MNDRLLQTGAGWRIGWDPSAPVFTGLIGGDHWAIELTDAELHDFCRLC